In Scylla paramamosain isolate STU-SP2022 chromosome 17, ASM3559412v1, whole genome shotgun sequence, one DNA window encodes the following:
- the LOC135108622 gene encoding KRAB-A domain-containing protein 2-like, with product MNSRAQVDLIDMQSQPDGKHRFILNYQDHLTKMVCLPGSTDEKLLKRLLSTSLIYSVTKEPPISCSLTMEEEFSNKLVKEVLMMWPECKMVHGKPRHSQSQGSVERANRDIEAILACWMLDCALSSGRKNTRFHSGIGRTPYEAMYGQKARLGVDANFCTRGKSWTEREVSLREVAIAESMGQEAKKTLIFESVLGTNFNICFRKLDINNKRLEQNFNRQK from the exons ATGAACTCACGAGCTCAG GTCGACTTGATCGATATGCAGAGCCAGCCAGATGGAAAACATCGTTTCATTCTGAACTACCAGGATCACTTGACGAAGATGGTGTGTCTTCCGGGCTCTACAGACGAAAAACTGCTGAAGAGGTTGCTTTCCACCTCGTTGATATATTCTGTGACAAAGGAGCCCCCCATATCCTGCAGTCTGACAATGGAAGAAGAATTCTCAAATAAG CTTGTCAAGGAAGTTCTGATGATGTGGCCAGAGTGCAAGATGGTTCATGGCAAACCACGACATTCCCAATCGCAGGGCTCGGTGGAACGTGCCAACAGGGATATTGAAGCCATTCTCGCATGTTGGATGTTGGACTGCGCTTTGTccagtggaagaaaaaataccCGCTTTCACTCCGGAATTGGAAGGACACCATATGAGGCCATGTATGGACAGAAGGCTCGTCTTGGTGTTGACGCAAATTTCTGTACCAGAGGAAAGTCCTGGACG GAGCGGGAAGTAAGTCTGCGGGAAGTAGCAATTGCAGAATCAATGGGACAAG aggcaaagaaaacactaatattTGAATCAGTTCTGGGTACCAATTTTAATATATGCTTCAGAAAGTTGGACATCAATAACAAGAGACTGGAGCAGAATTTCAATCGGCAGAAATGA